Proteins co-encoded in one Podospora pseudoanserina strain CBS 124.78 chromosome 7 map unlocalized CBS124.78p_7, whole genome shotgun sequence genomic window:
- a CDS encoding uncharacterized protein (EggNog:ENOG503NWCV; COG:S) yields the protein MSSIKIERDTVQQTITDAAKSLSKKDVGFVGSTAAAIAEAAHGDLPGTTGKHPISAVVGTALTGGRKNAGTKGYLAAYLRQLETNPLRTKMLTAGTLAGAQELIASWLAKDRNKHGNYFTSRVPKMATYGALVSAPLGHFLIWLLQKTFSGRTSLRAKILQILVSNLIIAPIQNTVYLVAMALIAGAKNFHQVKATVKVGFWKVMKVSWITSPLCLAFAQKFLPEHTWLPFFNLVSFIIGTYINTITKKKRLAALRKKHFGEGRAPGPSGAPSTLGRPEDYPPLGPNPPY from the exons ATGTCGTCCATCAAGATTGAGCGGGACACCGTTCAGCAGACCATCACCGATGCCGCCAAGAGCTTGAGCAAGAAGGATGTTGGCTTCGTGGgcagcaccgccgccgccatcgccgaggCTGCCCACGGCGACCTTCCCGGCACCACTGGAAAACATCCCATCTCGGCCGTCGTCGGTACTGCCCTCACCGGCGGCAGAAAGAATGCCGGGACAAAGGGTTACCTCGCTGCCTACCTCCGCCAACTAGAGACCAACCCTCTGCGGACCAAGATGCTCACGGCCGGCACGCTCGCTGGCGCTCAGGAGTTGATCGCATCGTGGCTGGCTAAGGACCGCAACAAGCATGGCAACTACTTCACATCCCGCGTGCCCAAGATGGCCACCTATGGCGCACTTGTCAGCGCTCCCCTCGGCCACTTTTTGATCTGGCTCTTGCAGAAGACCTTCAGCGGCCGTACCAGCCTGCGTGCCAAGATCTTGCAGATTCTCGTCAGCAATTTGATT ATTGCCCCCATCCAAAACACCGTCTACCTCGTCGCCATGGCCTTGATCGCGGGTGCCAAGAACTTCCACCAAGTAAAGGCCACGGTCAAGGTTGGTTTCTGGAAGGTGATGAAGGTGAGCTGGATCACCTCGCCTCTCTGCCTGGCCTTTGCCCAGAAGTTCCTGCCCGAGCACACATGGttgcccttcttcaaccttgTGTCCTTCATCATCGGCAcctacatcaacaccatcaccaagaagaagcgctTGGCGGCCCTCCGCAAGAAGCACTTTGGTGAGGGCCGCGCTCCCGGCCCCAGCGGTGCCCCCTCGACTCTGGGCCGCCCTGAGGATTACCCCCCTCTcggccccaaccccccttaCTAA
- a CDS encoding uncharacterized protein (EggNog:ENOG503P4QD), whose amino-acid sequence MSTTPPSKPPPGFSGPPQQQQSPPYGDNDDEGKGKQRVLPRNLALSNYDPQAVPVRPHDMSIPLSSLTAYQLRPPARLSRAWRPNCHHSVMSTLYQVNERFKCDNCKRSHPFGWLYRCVMDREPLIIGIKELGFQIAFDQLGHNFSQQMTLGKHGADARSEKYSFLDEITREQLWNYTPEELKEILAQRDHVLDVITNERLRDQDFNNQYGFKYPDDDRPWMPDPKYECQHKVCHRCHPIGRQKSWVSLDGVLNGDIPPTVATGYSFSQVKMRPCVDVETVKNLGCRPVPLPRGHKAHAPVASSSSSVSPNEITDDHVMTESTGMVYDQDTGDPIASISTFGPPVLASPPTTAEPVFSVDLDGLWTRITAPGYTTSVKDDETESETDLSSSFEHAEHNKTDAEEANGMDIFGSEPLEVIEGVALTEEAVEFGTVDIVVSTTANGVADTTGLTTPTLGVPRGLSPSSGMSNEQ is encoded by the exons ATGAGcaccacacccccatcaaaGCCACCCCCGGGCTTCTCAGgcccaccacaacaacagcagagTCCACCTTATggtgataatgatgatgagggaaaggggaagcAGAGAGTTTTGCCTCGTAACCTCGCGCTGTCAAACTACGATCCCCAGGCCGTGCCCGTACGTCCGCACGATATGAGCATCCCACTCTCAAGCCTCACAGCCTACCAGCTCAGACCTCCAGCTCGACTCTCCCGCGCCTGGAGGCCAAACTGCCACCATTCCGTCATGTCAACACTGTACCAGGTCAACGAGCGATTCAAGTGCGATAACTGCAAGAGGTCTCACCCATTTGGGTGGCTGTATCGCTGTGTCATGGACCGAGAACCTCTGATTATTGGGATAAAAGAACTCGGTTTCCAG ATTGCCTTTGATCAACTGGGCCACAACTTTTCCCAGCAAATGACACTCGGCAAACACGGCGCAGACGCACGAAGCGAAAAGTACAGCTTCTTGGACGAAATAACACGGGAGCAACTCTGGAACTACACTCCAGAAGAGTTGAAGGAGATTCTCGCCCAACGCGACCACGTCCTGGACGTGATAACTAACGAGCGTCTTCGGGACCAGGACTTCAACAATCAGTACGGGTTCAAATACCCCGATGACGACCGTCCTTGGATGCCGGACCCCAAGTATGAGTGTCAGCACAAAGTCTGTCACAGATGCCACCCTATCGGTAGACAAAAGTCTTGGGTTAGTCTGGATGGTGTTCTGAACGGAGATATACCTCCCACTGTAGCCACTGGGTATTCGTTCAGCCAAGTGAAAATGAGGCCATGTGTCGATGTGGAGACTGTAAAGAACTTGGGATGTCGGCCTGTTCCACTG CCCCGTGGCCACAAAGCCCATGCCCCTgtcgcttcttcttcttcttcggtcTCACCCAACGAGATCACTGATGACCACGTCATGACGGAATCGACAGGCATGGTTTACGATCAGGATACTGGGGATCCGATTGCCTCCATCTCGACTTTTGGCCCTCCGGTACTAGCCTCGCCACCAACGACAGCCGAGCCAGTCTTCTCCGTCGACTTGGATGGCCTATGGACTCGTATCACGGCCCCGGGCTACACCACTTCCGTCAAGGATGACGAAACCGAATCCGAGACTGATCTGTCATCATCCTTTGAACACGCCGAGCACAACAAAACAGATGCGGAAGAGGCCAATGGGATGGACATCTTTGGATCTGAACCTTTGGAGGTTATCGAGGGGGTGGCCTTGaccgaggaggctgttgagtTCGGGACTGTAGACATTGTTGTCTCAACGACAGCCAATGGCGTTGCAGATACTACAGGGCTGACAACCCCCACTCTGGGGGTACCCCGGGGTTTGAGCCCCAGTTCAGGAATGTCCAATGAGCAGTAA
- the dot2 gene encoding ESCRT II complex subunit Dot2 (BUSCO:EOG0926477X; COG:U; EggNog:ENOG503NTWB), with amino-acid sequence MSRKGVGLAAFDRSRLTSASYANHGTTLRTTNAQALETQLSVFRSLLQQFAQQHGKEIRSNPSFRAQFARMCTAIGVDFLAASASHEGSRGKGGESSIWGQLLGRTVNDFYFELAVKVVEVCSDTRGENGGLIEVRKVRELLQVRQEKQMGGPGQKEGGGLTEDDVLRAVGTLKPLGSAYSIVRVGSKPYIRSVPKELNTDQSAVLEAVQVLGYVSVSMLMVNLKWARARAKTAVEDLVGEGMLWVDKQAGGEWDYWSPGFMLEGQDGGGFGG; translated from the coding sequence ATGTCACGCAAAGGCGTCGGCCTCGCCGCCTTTGATCGCTCCCGcctcacctcggcctcgtACGCAAACCACGGCACCACTCTCCGCACCACCAACGCCCAAGCCCTCGAAACTCAGCTCTCCGTCTTTcgctccctcctccagcagtTTGCACAGCAACACGGCAAAGAAATCCGCTCCAACCCCTCTTTCCGCGCCCAGTTTGCCCGGATGTGCACCGCCATCGGGGTGGACTTTCTGGCCGCCTCGGCCAGCCACGAAGGCAGccgggggaagggaggggagagcTCCATCTGGGGCCAGCTGCTAGGGAGGACGGTGAACGACTTTTACTTTGAGCTCGCGGTGAaagtggtggaggtttgCTCTGACACGAGGGGGGAGAACGGGGGGTTGATtgaggtgaggaaggtgagggagcTGCTGCAGGTGAGGCAGGAGAAGCAGATGGGCGGTCCGGGGcagaaggaagggggggggttgacggaGGATGATGTACTGCGGGCGGTAGGGACGCTCAAGCCGTTGGGGTCGGCGTACTCGATTGTGAGGGTGGGGTCGAAGCCATATATTCGGTCGGTGCCGAAGGAGCTGAATACGGATCAGAGTGCTGTGCTGGAGGCGGTGCAGGTGCTGGGGTATGTGTCGGTTtcgatgttgatggtgaatTTGAAgtgggcgagggcgagggccaagacggcggtggaggatttggtcggggaggggatgCTGTGGGTTGATAAGCAGGCTGGGGGTGAGTGGGATTACTGGAGTCCTGGGTTTATGCTGGAGGGGCAggacggtggtgggtttggggggtga
- a CDS encoding uncharacterized protein (EggNog:ENOG503NU9H; COG:S) has protein sequence MLRELPPQQATSLPRPGQEQLPGKQHMERTADYSGLPSPYPSTVGDAQSEASSVDPATVASTTYSQQPEVRSATAYPAAGTPTSSEYSVYPPHSARSANGTFPDTHLQRSYHPASNHQGSSGGMAQTPTSPLPSQDGRSHHNLQQARSDSGVPIDPSIAAASPTTYSHPQYSPYAAPHQDMSHQYAHSGVYQTSRPDWATYQSPGGVMAGGHHAVFAPSASAAAQPRPNQVYSFVPIPGAQQHKRPRRRYEEIERMYKCGWNGCEKAYGTLNHLNAHVTMQGHGNKRTPEEFKEIRKEWKARKKEEEAQRKAEEERQRQAAASAAAAQGTADSSVADGAQPATTYSGSRAVQLPPIGYGPAQYPAPPSAGMQQPLSEYQSAAHVYPSYSPPTYGQTSQPMYNQRM, from the exons ATGCTTAGGGAGCTTCCACCACAGCAGGCTACATCGCTCCCCCGCCCTGGCCAGGAACAGCTGCCAGGCAAACAGCATATGGAACGCACTGCCGACTATTCAGGTTTGCCATCGCCTTATCCTAGTACCGTCGGCGACGCCCAATCTGAGGCCTCTTCTGTAGATCCTGCTACGGTTGCATCAACAACATATTCTCAGCAGCCAGAAGTGAGGTCAGCAACCGCGTACCCGGCAGCAGGCACACCAACTTCTTCAGAGTACAGCGTGTATCCTCCTCACTCAGCCCGGTCTGCCAACGGCACTTTTCCGGACACCCATCTCCAGCGTTCCTACCACCCGGCCAGCAACCACCAAGGCAGCAGTGGAGGTATGGcgcaaacaccaaccagTCCGTTGCCTTCACAAGATGGGCGTAGCCATCACAACCTGCAGCAAGCCAGATCTGACAGCGGAGTACCTATAGATCCATCAATCGCCGCAGCAAGCCCGACGACGTATTCTCATCCGCAATATTCGCCCTACGCCGCTCCCCATCAAGACATGTCCCACCAATACGCCCACTCGGGTGTTTACCAGACAAGTCGACCAGATTGGGCCACCTATCAGTCCCCTGGCGGGGTTATGGCCGGAGGCCACCACGCTGTCTTCGCCCCATCAGCATCGGCAGCTGCTCAACCACGACCTAATCAG GTGTACTCATTCGTGCCAATTCCGGGTGCGCAACAACATAAACGCCCTCGGAGAAGATATGAAGAAATCGAGCGCATGTATAAGTGCGGGTGGAATGGGTGCGAAAAGGCCTATGGGACACTCAACCATCTCAATGCGCATGTCACCATGCAGGGTCATGGAAACAAGAGGACTCCTGAAG AATTCAAGGAAATACGTAAAGAGTGGAAGGCgcgcaagaaggaggaggaagctcAAAGGAAGGCGGAAGAAGAGCGCCAACGCCAGgctgccgcctccgccgctgCTGCGCAAGGCACGGCGGATTCCTCCGTCGCCGACGGTGCCCAACCAGCCACCACATATTCAGGTTCAAGGGCCGTTCAGCTCCCGCCGATTGGCTACGGTCCTGCTCAGTaccctgcccctccttcgGCGGGCATGCAGCAGCCCCTTTCCGAGTACCAGAGCGCTGCTCACGTCTACCCCAGCTACTCGCCCCCTACGTACGGTCAAACATCTCAGCCAATGTATAATCAGCGTATGTAA
- a CDS encoding uncharacterized protein (EggNog:ENOG503NZJF; COG:A), with product MEQITQPSTRDQNAGHGLEQDITVRSNENDEWHESIRDALRILDLPDNFTVGLDLMTMTTTTSFQGFQKIPPGRHFLWVQQPGAPFRSGYWFVSKNWRGNFWIIKWDKFNEVLAEPTPEEKKDAVDRADFEKLVPYTLDGLTNNKGRSGGEPVVADYSFAPTDSSQPVWSRDPASLWAMLTDDITTDTIPRNKLEPRNNEFLVDSTTDRRPELPLESSSAMQAKYDGQFHFIPFSHIPREAGSGRSIGRPHDEIMDEILSEIQFSFLTGTLLSNLACLEHWWDLVLRVVLKSWDLVWARPKFVGDMITILHAQLYFTEVCLEGDNTPVLGGCKEKSKTEAGPNPDRVLYQVKRGSRERLKKALESFRQDMKTRVQGQDTIIRIPGQSGKIAEARKRFEELECFFGLGWDLGGKGSGANREDSSSSEDEDAKEDENWNSEDDDDQPVMVELDEKGREVGLVSFND from the coding sequence ATGGAACAAATCACACAACCAAGCACACGAGATCAAAATGCCGGCCATGGACTCGAGCAGGATATCACTGTACGGTCAAATGAAAATGATGAATGGCACGAGAGCATCAGGGACGCATTACGGATACTAGACCTACCAGACAACTTCACCGTTGGGCTCGACCTGATGACCAtgactaccaccaccagcttccaAGGGTTTCAAAAAATCCCTCCAGGACGTCATTTTCTTTGGGTGCAACAACCAGGTGCTCCCTTCCGGTCAGGGTACTGGTTCGTGTCAAAAAATTGGCGAGGAAATTTTTGGATCATAAAGTGGGACAAGTTCAACGAGGTGCTGGCCGAACCGACTcctgaggagaagaaggatgctgTTGACAGAGCGGATTTCGAGAAACTCGTACCATACACCCTTGATGGGCTGACTAACAACAAGGGCCGGTCCGGTGGTGAACCGGTAGTTGCTGATTACTCGTTTGCACCCACTGACTCTTCGCAGCCGGTTTGGTCACGAGATCCTGCGTCCCTCTGGGCCATGCTGACGGATGATATTACTACCGACACCATTCCTCGAAACAAATTGGAGCCACGTAACAACGAATTTCTTGTCGATTCGACTACTGATCGCAGGCCAGAGCTGCCGCTGGAAAGTAGTTCAGCAATGCAAGCAAAATACGACGGTCAGTTTCACTTTATCCCGTTCTCCCACATACCGAGGGAAGCTGGGTCCGGAAGATCAATTGGCAGACCACACGACGAAATAATGGACGAGATACTCTCCGAGATACAATTCTCCTTTCTGACCGGAACCTTGCTCAGCAACCTGGCCTGCCTTGAGCACTGGTGGGACTTGGTGTTGAGAGTGGTGTTGAAATCCTGGGATTTGGTTTGGGCACGACCCAAGTTTGTGGGGGACATGATTACGATTCTGCATGCCCAATTGTACTTCACAGAGGTGTGTCTTGAGGGGGACAACACGCctgtgttgggggggtgcaAGGAGAAGTCCAAGACTGAGGCTGGTCCGAATCCGGATAGGGTGTTGTATCAGGTCAAGAGGGGAAGCAGGGAAcggttgaagaaggcgcTGGAGAGCTTTAGACAGGACATGAAGACTCGTGTTCAGGGGCAGGACACGATAATTCGTATTCCAGGGCAGAGTGGGAAGATTGCGGAGGCCAGGAAGAGGTTTGAAGAGTTGGAATGCTTCTTCGGTTTGGGCTGGGACCTTGGGGGAAAGGGTTCTGGTGCCAACAGAgaggacagcagcagtagcgaggatgaggatgcaAAGGAAGACGAGAACTGGAATagcgaagatgatgatgatcagcCGGTTATGGTTGAGTTGGACGAGAAGGGAAGAGAAGTCGGGCTGGTCAGCTTTAACGACTAG